A single genomic interval of Coccidioides posadasii str. Silveira chromosome 1, complete sequence harbors:
- a CDS encoding uncharacterized protein (SECRETED:SignalP(1-28)~EggNog:ENOG410PIKM): MQLLKPSGRHGRLAATLTSILLVLPASAAPGYRRSDQQQDRNGQTDPFAVLDPQNWVNPDNMTWDDWRTPPGTNWADPSRKGSVRNFNIALVTVDYSDKEFTVTREPHSDPFGNPQPSAANIKREDVTAFYRDFLNKPGELNMGHTLHEYWMGDSGGRYGVDLTAFGVYRLPLLSYQYGISDRMNLGACPVEGACNIEIRGDALRAWREDVGDEKADSFELVFILSAGQDESATWQEFGEMKFQTPEDVTDEFGPPKNGNGSHTNYARTRYVEWTSWASASTIWPNAGDGSSTQAESSGMGTFAHELTHLLNIGDNYNNPYGNPIRRSYTGPWSMMSRGSFNGPGGPHSRWQVPPVQGSSMGSLHTVRDKAKLGLVDDKSILHVSREALADSGLIVARVTARAINPGESELIGVRIVMDADNSPHCDIETDPFCDGNDYDNYELEVIDRMGADSFTPDSGVMISKTRTEAFGDYQWTIDANPQDIELLDFYRPDGTPVMITIGDYRQLADALFHAGTRSGSEYEYKDEANRLHFYIVDIHRDEEGVLSYTAAVRSLDQGKDPHKHGARLSLGKPKTAGDNKPTRGGLTCSFNLRNTGSYSSDAEKVEHPQDVSGFLKSDVYRLKATVKGDGWKVELPNALAAAEFGESTTVNVAVAAESSASLIAVVKLTATSESDPSVSATGLCFVNKLVN; the protein is encoded by the coding sequence ATGCAGCTCCTGAAGCCCTCCGGCCGCCACGGGCGCCTGGCGGCCACTCTGACCAGCATCTTACTGGTCCTTCCCGCGAGCGCTGCGCCAGGCTACCGCCGCAGCGACCAGCAGCAAGATCGGAATGGACAAACTGACCCATTCGCCGTCCTCGACCCTCAAAACTGGGTCAACCCGGACAATATGACCTGGGACGATTGGCGAACTCCTCCTGGTACCAATTGGGCTGATCCGTCCAGAAAGGGCTCCGTTCGCAATTTCAACATCGCCCTCGTCACTGTCGACTACTCAGACAAGGAGTTCACCGTCACCAGGGAGCCTCATTCAGACCCCTTCGGCAATCCGCAACCGAGTGCGGCCAATATAAAGCGCGAAGATGTAACCGCATTCTACCGTGACTTCCTCAATAAGCCCGGCGAGCTCAACATGGGACATACCCTCCATGAGTACTGGATGGGCGATTCGGGCGGCCGTTACGGTGTTGATCTGACAGCGTTTGGTGTCTACCGGCTGCCCTTGCTGTCATATCAGTACGGAATTAGTGACAGAATGAACCTGGGCGCATGCCCAGTGGAAGGCGCATGTAACATCGAGATTCGTGGAGATGCGCTCCGTGCCTGGCGTGAGGATGTCGGTGACGAGAAAGCCGACTCCTTTGAGCTTGTTTTCATCCTTTCGGCTGGCCAGGACGAGTCTGCCACTTGGCAGGAATTTGGCGAAATGAAATTTCAAACACCAGAGGATGTCACCGATGAGTTCGGCCCCCCTAAGAATGGCAATGGATCACACACCAATTACGCGCGCACCCGATATGTTGAGTGGACATCATGGGCGTCCGCCTCAACAATCTGGCCTAACGCTGGCGACGGCTCATCCACGCAGGCTGAGAGCTCTGGCATGGGCACATTCGCACACGAACTCACGCACTTGCTCAATATTGGAGATAACTACAACAATCCGTACGGCAACCCGATTCGCCGCTCGTATACCGGACCGTGGTCAATGATGTCTCGAGGATCTTTCAACGGCCCTGGAGGACCACACTCTCGCTGGCAGGTACCACCAGTGCAGGGAAGCTCTATGGGGTCGCTGCACACTGTTCGTGACAAGGCTAAGCTTGGATTGGTCGACGATAAGAGTATTCTTCACGTGTCGCGCGAGGCGCTGGCCGACTCGGGCCTTATCGTTGCCCGTGTTACAGCCCGTGCGATAAACCCAGGGGAGTCGGAACTGATCGGTGTTCGCATCGTCATGGATGCAGACAACTCACCACATTGCGATATTGAAACTGACCCGTTCTGCGATGGCAACGACTACGATAACTACGAACTCGAAGTGATTGACCGCATGGGCGCCGACTCCTTCACTCCGGACTCCGGCGTCATGATCAGCAAGACCAGGACCGAGGCGTTCGGCGATTATCAGTGGACCATTGACGCGAACCCGCAGGATATTGAGCTCCTCGACTTCTATCGCCCAGACGGCACCCCGGTGATGATCACCATTGGCGACTACCGCCAGCTGGCTGACGCGCTCTTCCATGCTGGCACCCGTTCGGGCAGTGAGTACGAATATAAGGATGAAGCTAATCGCCTCCACTTCTATATCGTTGATATTCACCGCGACGAAGAGGGCGTTCTCTCATACACGGCTGCAGTCCGATCACTCGACCAGGGTAAAGACCCGCACAAGCACGGCGCCCGTCTCTCCCTGGGAAAACCCAAAACCGCCGGGGACAACAAACCAACCCGCGGGGGACTGACCTGCTCATTCAACCTCCGCAACACTGGCTCCTATTCATCCGACGCAGAAAAGGTGGAGCACCCACAGGATGTCTCGGGGTTCCTGAAGTCCGATGTGTACCGCCTCAAAGCTACAGTGAAGGGTGACGGCTGGAAGGTAGAGTTGCCAAACGCACTCGCCGCAGCTGAGTTTGGCGAGTCGACGACGGTCAACGTTGCTGTGGCCGCGGAATCATCCGCGTCCCTGATTGCGGTCGTCAAACTGACTGCCACGTCGGAGTCCGATCCGTCCGTCTCCGCGACCGGGCTCTGCTTTGTGAATAAACTTGTGAACTAA